One window of the Candidatus Chryseobacterium colombiense genome contains the following:
- the clpP gene encoding ATP-dependent Clp endopeptidase proteolytic subunit ClpP: MDIKKEFRDFSVKHLGNNGLVTDQYMGMYGPTNLTPYIMEERRLNVAQMDVFSRLMMDRIIFLGTGIDDQVANIVTAQLLFLESADPSKDIQIYINSPGGSVYAGLGIYDTMQIIKPDVATICTGIAASMGAVLLVAGENGKRSALKHSRVMIHQPSGGAQGVASDMEINLREMLKLKKELYDIIAEHSGQTYDWVEKASDRDYWMTSEEAKGYGMVDEVLQRSKEKK, encoded by the coding sequence ATGGACATTAAAAAAGAATTCAGAGATTTCTCTGTAAAGCATTTAGGAAACAACGGTTTGGTAACCGATCAGTATATGGGAATGTATGGACCGACAAATCTGACGCCATACATTATGGAAGAAAGAAGATTAAATGTTGCCCAGATGGACGTTTTTTCACGCCTGATGATGGACAGAATTATCTTTTTGGGAACAGGTATCGATGATCAGGTTGCTAATATTGTAACAGCTCAGCTTCTATTCTTAGAAAGTGCAGATCCTTCCAAAGATATCCAGATTTATATCAATTCTCCTGGTGGAAGTGTATATGCGGGATTAGGAATTTATGACACCATGCAAATCATTAAGCCTGATGTAGCTACGATCTGTACAGGAATTGCAGCTTCAATGGGAGCTGTATTATTGGTTGCAGGTGAAAACGGTAAACGTTCTGCTCTTAAACATTCAAGAGTGATGATTCACCAACCTTCAGGAGGAGCTCAAGGGGTGGCTTCTGATATGGAGATCAATTTGAGAGAGATGTTGAAGCTGAAAAAAGAATTATACGACATTATTGCTGAACATTCAGGACAAACTTACGACTGGGTAGAAAAAGCATCTGACAGAGATTACTGGATGACTTCTGAAGAAGCAAAAGGTTACGGAATGGTAGATGAAGTACTACAGAGATCTAAAGAGAAAAAATAA